The Gemmatimonadota bacterium genome includes a window with the following:
- the asnS gene encoding asparagine--tRNA ligase — translation MIATIAGLSQHVGSEVTVRGWVETTRGHGRVAFLVVRDGTGTLQGVVLRKRVSEETWKTHRALTRECVVSLTGSVRKDPRAPGGYELGVTELVQHSGSDEYPIQPKEHGVDFLLDHRHLWLRSARQRAGLKVRAEVEQAIHDYLYRENFVRIDTPILTGAIGEEAGTLFETDYFGERAFLAQTGQLYVEAACPAFGKVYCFGPTFRAEKSKTRRHLTEFWMVEPEVAFADSDDNMRLQESLVAYIVERTLERCAEELETLERDTELLERVTPPFPRIAYTDAVELLRAGGSEIEWGSDLGAREELAVAEHFGVPVFVHDYPARAKAFYMKENPTDPRTVLCNDLLAPEGVGEIIGGSQREDDQEKLLRRIDEEGLPKEAYSWYLDLRRFGTFPHSGFGIGVERTVAWLTGRHHIRELIPFPRLLNRLYP, via the coding sequence ATGATAGCCACAATAGCCGGCCTCTCCCAGCACGTCGGATCGGAGGTGACCGTGCGGGGCTGGGTCGAAACGACCCGAGGGCACGGCAGGGTGGCCTTTCTCGTCGTCAGGGACGGGACCGGGACCCTGCAGGGCGTCGTTCTCCGAAAGCGAGTGTCTGAGGAGACCTGGAAGACGCATCGCGCCCTCACCCGGGAGTGCGTCGTCTCGCTGACGGGAAGCGTGCGCAAGGACCCCAGGGCGCCGGGCGGCTACGAGCTGGGCGTCACTGAGCTGGTTCAACACTCCGGTTCCGACGAGTACCCGATCCAGCCCAAGGAGCACGGCGTCGACTTCCTTCTCGACCACCGCCATCTCTGGCTCCGCTCCGCCAGGCAGCGGGCCGGGCTCAAGGTGCGCGCCGAGGTCGAACAGGCGATCCACGACTATCTCTACCGCGAGAACTTCGTGCGCATCGACACCCCCATCCTGACGGGGGCGATCGGAGAAGAGGCCGGAACTCTCTTCGAGACCGACTACTTCGGCGAGCGAGCCTTCCTCGCGCAGACCGGCCAGCTCTACGTTGAGGCGGCGTGCCCGGCGTTCGGCAAGGTGTATTGCTTCGGTCCCACCTTCAGGGCCGAGAAATCCAAGACCCGCCGTCATCTGACCGAGTTCTGGATGGTCGAACCCGAGGTCGCCTTCGCCGATTCGGACGACAACATGCGGCTTCAGGAAAGCCTTGTCGCTTACATCGTCGAGCGTACCTTGGAGCGGTGCGCGGAGGAGCTCGAGACCCTGGAGCGCGACACGGAGCTCCTCGAGCGGGTGACGCCGCCGTTTCCGCGCATCGCGTACACCGACGCCGTCGAGCTCCTTAGGGCGGGCGGATCCGAGATCGAATGGGGCTCGGACCTCGGCGCCCGGGAGGAACTGGCGGTGGCCGAGCACTTCGGCGTCCCGGTCTTCGTCCACGACTATCCGGCCCGGGCCAAGGCCTTCTACATGAAGGAGAATCCCACCGACCCGCGCACGGTCCTCTGCAACGACCTGCTCGCCCCCGAGGGCGTCGGCGAGATCATCGGCGGCTCGCAGCGCGAGGACGATCAGGAAAAGCTCCTCAGGCGCATCGACGAGGAGGGACTCCCGAAGGAGGCCTACTCCTGGTACCTCGACCTGCGTCGGTTCGGCACCTTCCCGCACTCCGGCTTCGGCATCGGCGTGGAGCGCACGGTTGCGTGGCTGACCGGGCGGCACCACATTCGAGAGTTGATTCCCTTCCCGCGTCTCTTGAACCGACTCTATCCCTGA